One genomic window of Streptomyces sp. NBC_01498 includes the following:
- the gltB gene encoding glutamate synthase large subunit, which yields MRFDAWSPMDGRPAAQGMYDPRNEHDACGVGFVATLTGVPGHEMVEQALTVLRNLEHRGATGSEPDSGDGAGILLQIPDAFLRESAGFDLPEAGAYAVGIAFLPAEDPDEAVSQIETIAAEEGIDVLGWREVPVAPQMLGAIARSTMPVFRQIFLSSRDEKGPRTGIALDRKTFVLRKRAEREAGIYFPSLSARTLVYKGMLTTGQLEPFFPDLSDRRFATAVAVVHSRFSTNTFPSWPLAHPYRFVAHNGEINTVQGNRNWMKARESLLASDVFGDDPRTLERTFPVCTPDASDSASFDEVLELLHLGGRSLPHSVLMMVPEAWENHDSMDPARRAFYQYHATMMEPWDGPACVTFTDGVQVGAVLDRNGLRPGRYWVTDDGLVVLSSEVGVLDIDPAKVVRKGRLQPGRMFLVDTAEHRIVEDDEIKAALAAENPYEEWLEVGEIELEDLPEREHIVHTHASVTRRQQTFGYTEEELRVILAPMARSGGEPLGSMGTDSPIAALSARPRLLFDYFTQLFAQVTNPPLDAIREELVTSLRSSLGPQGNLLRPIAASCRSVTLPFPVLDNDELAKLIHVNADGDMPGLTAATLSGLYRVSGGGEALAARIEEIRAETDAAIEAGARIIVLSDRHSDAEHAPIPSLLLTAAVHHHLIRTKQRTQVGLLVEAGDVREVHHVALLIGYGAAAVNPYLAMESVEDLVRAGTFIEGLEPENAIRNLIHALGKGVLKVMSKMGISTVASYRGAQVFEAVGLDQEFVETYFSGTATKIGGAGLDIVAQEVAARHAKAYPASGISASHRALDIGGEYQWRREGEPHLFDPDTVFRLQHATRNRRYDIFKQYTERVNEQSERLMTLRGLFTLDSGREPVPLDEVEPASEIVKRFSTGAMSYGSISGEAHETLAIAMNQLGGKSNTGEGGEDAERLHDPRRRSAIKQVASGRFGVTSEYLVNADDIQIKMAQGAKPGEGGQLPGHKVYPWVAKTRHSTPGVGLISPPPHHDIYSIEDLAQLIHDLKNANPAARIHVKLVSEVGVGTVAAGVSKAHADVVLISGHDGGTGASPLTSLKHAGGPWELGLAETQQTLLLNGLRDRIVVQTDGQLKTGRDVVVAALLGAEEFGFATAPLVVSGCVMMRVCHLDTCPVGIATQNPVLRERFSGKAEYVVNFFEFIAEEVRELLAELGFRTLEEAVGRAELLNTERAVDHWKAQGLDLRPLFHVPILGAGAVRHRVVEQDHGLAKALDNQLIKLAADALGADSAEAAQPVRAQLAIRNINRTVGTMLGHEVTKRFGGAGLPDDTIDITFTGSAGQSFGAFLPSGVTLRLEGDANDYVGKGLSGGRVVVRPDRGADHLAEYSTIAGNTIAYGATGGELFLRGRTGERFCVRNSGATVVSEGVGDHGCEYMTGGHAVVLGETGRNFAAGMSGGIAYVIDLDPDNVNSGNLGAVETDFSDTDKAWLHDVVRRHHEETGSTVAEKLLTDWDTSVARFSRIIPSTYKAVLAAKDAAELAGLSERETTEKMMEAATNG from the coding sequence ATGCGTTTCGACGCCTGGTCGCCCATGGATGGCCGCCCCGCTGCACAGGGCATGTATGACCCCCGTAACGAGCACGACGCCTGCGGCGTCGGGTTCGTGGCCACCCTGACCGGTGTGCCCGGCCACGAGATGGTCGAGCAGGCGCTGACCGTACTGCGCAATCTCGAACACCGGGGCGCCACCGGCTCCGAGCCCGACTCCGGTGACGGCGCGGGCATCCTGCTCCAGATCCCGGACGCGTTCCTGCGCGAGTCGGCCGGCTTCGACCTGCCCGAAGCAGGCGCGTACGCCGTCGGCATCGCCTTCCTGCCCGCCGAGGACCCGGACGAAGCCGTCTCACAGATCGAGACGATCGCCGCCGAGGAGGGCATCGACGTCCTCGGCTGGCGCGAGGTCCCGGTCGCCCCGCAGATGCTCGGCGCCATCGCCCGCTCCACCATGCCGGTCTTCCGCCAGATCTTCCTCTCCTCACGTGACGAGAAGGGCCCGCGCACCGGTATCGCCCTCGACCGCAAGACGTTCGTGCTGCGCAAGCGCGCCGAGCGCGAGGCCGGGATCTACTTCCCCTCGCTCTCCGCCCGCACCCTCGTCTACAAGGGCATGCTCACCACCGGCCAGCTGGAGCCGTTCTTCCCCGATCTCTCCGACCGCCGCTTCGCGACCGCCGTCGCCGTGGTCCACTCGCGCTTCTCCACCAACACCTTCCCGAGCTGGCCGCTGGCCCACCCGTACCGCTTCGTCGCGCACAACGGCGAGATCAACACCGTCCAGGGCAACCGCAACTGGATGAAGGCCCGCGAGTCCCTGCTCGCCTCCGACGTGTTCGGCGACGACCCCCGCACGCTGGAGCGGACCTTCCCCGTCTGCACCCCCGACGCCTCCGACTCGGCGTCCTTCGACGAGGTCCTCGAACTCCTCCACCTCGGCGGCCGGTCACTCCCGCACTCCGTACTGATGATGGTCCCCGAGGCGTGGGAGAACCACGACTCCATGGACCCCGCCCGGCGCGCCTTCTACCAGTACCACGCCACGATGATGGAGCCCTGGGACGGCCCCGCCTGCGTCACCTTCACCGACGGCGTCCAGGTCGGCGCGGTCCTCGACCGCAACGGACTGCGCCCCGGCCGCTACTGGGTCACCGACGACGGCCTCGTCGTCCTCTCCTCCGAGGTCGGCGTCCTCGACATCGACCCCGCCAAGGTCGTCCGCAAGGGCCGCCTCCAGCCCGGCCGGATGTTCCTCGTCGACACCGCCGAACACCGCATCGTCGAGGACGACGAGATCAAGGCCGCGCTCGCCGCCGAGAACCCCTACGAGGAGTGGCTCGAAGTCGGCGAGATCGAACTGGAGGACCTCCCCGAGCGGGAGCACATCGTCCACACGCACGCCTCCGTCACCCGCCGCCAGCAGACCTTCGGCTACACCGAGGAAGAGCTGCGCGTCATCCTCGCCCCGATGGCCCGCAGCGGCGGCGAACCCCTCGGCTCCATGGGCACCGACAGCCCCATCGCCGCGCTCTCCGCCCGCCCCCGGCTGCTCTTCGACTACTTCACCCAGCTCTTCGCACAGGTCACCAACCCGCCGCTGGACGCCATCCGCGAGGAACTGGTCACCTCGCTGCGCTCCTCGCTGGGCCCCCAGGGCAACCTCCTGCGGCCGATCGCCGCGTCCTGCCGCAGCGTCACCCTGCCCTTCCCGGTCCTCGACAACGACGAGCTGGCCAAGCTCATACACGTCAACGCCGACGGCGACATGCCCGGCCTGACCGCCGCCACCCTCTCCGGCCTCTACCGGGTCAGCGGCGGCGGCGAGGCCCTCGCCGCCCGGATCGAGGAGATCCGCGCCGAGACCGACGCCGCCATCGAAGCGGGCGCGCGCATCATCGTGCTCTCCGACCGGCACTCCGACGCCGAACACGCGCCCATCCCCTCCCTGCTGCTCACCGCCGCCGTCCACCACCACCTCATCCGCACCAAGCAGCGCACCCAGGTGGGCCTGCTGGTCGAGGCCGGCGACGTACGCGAGGTGCACCACGTCGCGCTGCTCATCGGCTACGGCGCCGCCGCCGTCAACCCGTACCTCGCCATGGAGTCCGTCGAGGACCTCGTCCGCGCGGGCACCTTCATCGAGGGCCTGGAGCCCGAGAACGCCATCCGCAACCTGATCCACGCCCTCGGCAAGGGCGTCCTGAAGGTCATGTCCAAGATGGGCATCTCCACCGTCGCCTCCTACCGGGGCGCGCAGGTCTTCGAGGCCGTCGGCCTCGACCAGGAATTCGTGGAGACGTACTTCAGCGGCACGGCGACCAAGATCGGCGGCGCCGGGCTCGACATCGTCGCCCAGGAGGTCGCCGCCCGGCACGCCAAGGCGTACCCGGCCTCCGGCATCTCCGCCTCGCACCGCGCCCTGGACATCGGCGGCGAGTACCAGTGGCGCCGCGAGGGCGAACCGCACCTCTTCGACCCCGACACCGTTTTCCGGCTCCAGCACGCCACCCGCAACCGCCGCTACGACATCTTCAAGCAGTACACGGAGCGGGTGAACGAGCAGTCCGAGCGCCTCATGACCCTGCGCGGCCTGTTCACCCTCGACTCCGGCCGCGAACCGGTGCCGCTGGACGAGGTCGAGCCCGCCTCCGAGATCGTCAAGCGCTTCTCCACCGGCGCCATGTCGTACGGCTCCATCTCCGGCGAGGCGCACGAGACCCTCGCCATCGCCATGAACCAGCTCGGCGGCAAGTCCAACACCGGCGAGGGCGGCGAGGACGCGGAACGCCTCCACGACCCCAGGCGCCGCTCCGCCATCAAGCAGGTCGCCTCCGGCCGCTTCGGCGTCACCAGCGAGTACCTCGTCAACGCCGACGACATCCAGATCAAGATGGCCCAGGGCGCCAAGCCCGGCGAGGGCGGCCAGCTGCCCGGCCACAAGGTCTACCCGTGGGTCGCCAAGACCCGGCACTCCACCCCCGGCGTCGGCCTCATCTCCCCGCCGCCGCACCACGACATCTACTCCATCGAAGACCTCGCCCAGCTCATCCACGACCTCAAGAACGCCAACCCGGCCGCCCGCATCCACGTGAAGCTGGTCTCCGAGGTCGGCGTCGGCACGGTCGCCGCCGGAGTCTCCAAGGCCCACGCCGACGTCGTCCTGATCTCCGGCCACGACGGCGGTACGGGCGCCTCCCCGCTCACCTCGCTCAAGCACGCGGGCGGCCCCTGGGAGCTGGGCCTGGCCGAGACCCAGCAGACCCTGCTGCTCAACGGGCTGCGCGACCGGATCGTCGTCCAGACCGACGGGCAGCTCAAGACCGGCCGCGACGTCGTCGTCGCCGCGCTCCTCGGCGCCGAGGAGTTCGGCTTCGCCACCGCGCCGCTCGTCGTCTCCGGCTGCGTCATGATGCGCGTCTGCCACCTCGACACCTGCCCGGTCGGCATCGCCACCCAGAACCCGGTGCTGCGCGAACGTTTCTCCGGCAAGGCCGAATACGTCGTCAACTTCTTCGAGTTCATCGCCGAGGAGGTCCGCGAACTCCTCGCCGAGCTGGGCTTCCGTACCCTCGAAGAGGCCGTCGGGCGCGCCGAACTGCTCAACACCGAACGGGCCGTCGACCACTGGAAGGCCCAGGGCCTGGACCTGCGCCCGCTGTTCCACGTGCCGATCCTGGGCGCGGGCGCCGTACGCCACCGTGTCGTCGAACAGGACCACGGCCTGGCCAAGGCCCTCGACAACCAGCTGATCAAGCTGGCCGCCGACGCGCTCGGCGCCGACAGCGCCGAGGCCGCCCAGCCGGTCCGCGCCCAGCTCGCCATCCGCAACATCAACCGCACCGTCGGCACCATGCTCGGCCACGAGGTGACCAAGAGGTTCGGCGGCGCCGGACTGCCCGACGACACCATCGACATCACCTTCACCGGCTCGGCCGGCCAGTCCTTCGGCGCGTTCCTGCCCAGCGGCGTCACTCTGCGCCTGGAGGGCGACGCCAACGACTACGTCGGCAAGGGCCTCTCCGGCGGCCGGGTCGTCGTCCGCCCCGACCGGGGCGCCGACCACCTCGCCGAGTACTCCACCATCGCGGGCAACACCATCGCCTACGGCGCGACCGGCGGCGAACTGTTCCTGCGCGGCCGGACCGGCGAGCGCTTCTGCGTCCGCAACTCCGGCGCCACCGTGGTCTCCGAGGGCGTCGGCGACCACGGCTGCGAGTACATGACCGGCGGCCACGCCGTTGTCCTCGGCGAGACGGGACGCAACTTCGCGGCCGGCATGTCCGGCGGCATCGCGTACGTCATCGACCTCGACCCGGACAACGTCAACTCCGGCAATCTCGGCGCCGTCGAGACCGACTTCTCCGACACCGACAAGGCATGGCTGCACGACGTCGTGCGCCGCCACCACGAGGAGACCGGCTCCACCGTCGCCGAGAAACTGCTGACCGACTGGGACACCTCCGTGGCCCGCTTCAGCAGGATCATCCCTTCCACCTACAAGGCCGTGCTCGCCGCCAAGGACGCCGCCGAGCTCGCCGGTCTCTCCGAGCGCGAGACCACCGAGAAGATGATGGAGGCGGCGACCAATGGCTGA
- a CDS encoding glutamate synthase subunit beta has translation MADPKGFLTTGREVARSRPVDERKNDWNEVYVPGSLLPIISKQAGRCMDCGIPFCHNGCPLGNLIPEWNDYAYREDWTAASERLHATNNFPEFTGRLCPAPCESACVLAINQPAVTIKNVEVSIIDKAWDNGDVVPRPPERLSGKTVAVVGSGPAGLAAAQQLTRAGHTVVVFERADRIGGLLRYGIPEFKMEKSHINRRIEQMRAEGTKFRTETEIGRDIDAAKLRRRYDAVVVAAGATVSRDLPVPGRDLKGVHLAMEYLPLANKVREGDLTVSPITAEGKHVVVIGGGDTGADCVGTAHRQGAASVTQLEIMPRPGDDRAPHQPWPTFPMLYKVTSAHEEGGERIYSVSTTHFEGDEDGNVQSLHLTEVEFVDGRPAPKPGTERMIPAQLVTLAMGFTGTDRQNGLVDQFGLELDERGNIARDAEYATNVDGVYVAGDAGRGQSLIVWAIAEGRSAARGVDRYLTGASDLHAPIRPTDRSLTV, from the coding sequence ATGGCTGACCCCAAGGGCTTCCTGACCACCGGCCGCGAAGTGGCCAGGTCGCGCCCCGTGGACGAGCGCAAGAACGACTGGAACGAGGTCTACGTTCCGGGCTCGCTGCTCCCGATCATCAGCAAGCAGGCCGGCCGCTGCATGGACTGCGGCATCCCCTTCTGCCACAACGGCTGTCCGCTCGGCAACCTCATCCCCGAGTGGAACGACTACGCCTACCGGGAGGACTGGACGGCGGCGAGCGAACGCCTGCACGCCACCAACAACTTCCCGGAATTCACCGGCCGGCTCTGCCCCGCGCCGTGCGAATCCGCGTGCGTCCTGGCCATCAACCAGCCCGCCGTCACCATCAAGAACGTCGAGGTCTCCATCATCGACAAGGCGTGGGACAACGGCGACGTCGTCCCGCGCCCCCCGGAGCGGCTGTCCGGCAAGACCGTCGCAGTCGTCGGCTCGGGACCGGCGGGACTCGCCGCCGCCCAGCAGCTCACCCGCGCGGGCCACACGGTCGTCGTCTTCGAACGCGCCGACCGCATCGGCGGGCTGCTGCGCTACGGCATCCCCGAGTTCAAGATGGAGAAGTCCCACATCAACCGCCGTATCGAGCAGATGCGCGCGGAGGGCACCAAGTTCCGTACGGAGACGGAGATCGGCCGCGACATCGACGCGGCGAAGCTCCGCAGGCGCTACGACGCCGTCGTCGTCGCGGCCGGCGCCACCGTCTCGCGCGACCTGCCGGTGCCCGGCCGGGACCTCAAGGGCGTCCACCTGGCGATGGAGTACCTGCCGCTGGCCAACAAGGTGCGCGAGGGCGACCTGACGGTCTCCCCGATCACCGCCGAGGGCAAGCACGTCGTGGTCATCGGCGGCGGCGACACCGGCGCGGACTGCGTCGGTACGGCGCACCGCCAGGGCGCCGCGTCCGTCACCCAGCTGGAGATCATGCCCCGGCCGGGCGACGACCGGGCCCCGCACCAGCCGTGGCCCACCTTCCCGATGCTCTACAAGGTGACCTCCGCGCACGAGGAGGGCGGCGAGCGGATCTACTCCGTCTCCACCACCCACTTCGAGGGCGACGAGGACGGCAACGTCCAGTCGCTGCACCTCACCGAGGTCGAGTTCGTGGACGGCCGTCCGGCTCCGAAGCCGGGCACCGAGCGGATGATCCCCGCGCAGCTCGTCACCCTCGCGATGGGCTTCACCGGCACCGACCGGCAGAACGGTCTGGTCGACCAGTTCGGCCTGGAACTGGACGAGCGCGGCAACATCGCGCGGGACGCCGAGTACGCGACCAACGTGGACGGCGTGTACGTTGCCGGGGACGCCGGCCGTGGCCAGTCCCTGATCGTGTGGGCCATCGCCGAGGGCCGCTCGGCGGCACGCGGTGTCGACCGCTACCTGACCGGCGCGAGCGACCTGCACGCGCCGATCCGTCCGACGGACCGCTCGCTCACCGTCTGA
- a CDS encoding VWA domain-containing protein, with amino-acid sequence MTTAPPGAGPAISLRKIEETAPALVEHYRAAAVSLRKHGMSGQRAAVYLVLDHSGSMRAYYRDGTVQAFADRVLGLSAHLDDDGVVPVVVFSTGIDAEADITLAGHRGGIDRIVAGLGHMGRTNYHLAMDTVIDHYLDSGSTAPALVVFQTDGGPTSRPAAERHLRKAAALPLFWQFVGFGDRSDTQFDFLRRLDELAVPQKRCVDNTGFFHAGPDPRGVPDDVLYDRLVGEFPRWLAAARAQGVVRG; translated from the coding sequence ATGACCACAGCGCCCCCGGGGGCAGGCCCGGCCATCAGCCTCCGCAAGATCGAGGAGACCGCCCCCGCGCTCGTCGAGCACTACCGGGCCGCGGCGGTGTCCCTGCGCAAGCACGGGATGAGCGGCCAGCGCGCCGCCGTCTACCTGGTCCTGGACCACTCCGGTTCGATGCGCGCGTACTACCGGGACGGCACCGTCCAGGCGTTCGCCGACCGGGTGCTCGGACTCTCGGCGCATCTGGACGACGACGGGGTGGTGCCCGTCGTGGTCTTCTCCACCGGCATCGACGCCGAGGCGGACATCACGCTCGCCGGCCACCGGGGCGGTATCGACCGGATCGTGGCCGGACTCGGGCACATGGGGAGGACCAACTACCACCTCGCCATGGACACCGTGATCGACCACTATCTGGACAGCGGGTCCACCGCGCCCGCCCTGGTCGTCTTCCAGACCGACGGCGGACCGACCAGCAGACCCGCCGCCGAACGCCATCTCCGCAAGGCCGCCGCGCTTCCTCTCTTCTGGCAGTTCGTCGGCTTCGGCGACCGGAGCGACACACAGTTCGACTTTCTCCGCCGGCTCGACGAGCTGGCCGTCCCGCAGAAGCGGTGCGTCGACAACACGGGCTTCTTCCACGCCGGTCCCGACCCGCGCGGGGTACCGGACGACGTGCTGTACGACCGGCTGGTCGGCGAATTCCCGCGGTGGCTCGCCGCGGCCCGCGCACAGGGCGTCGTACGCGGCTGA
- a CDS encoding cold-shock protein gives MATGTVKWFNSEKGFGFIEQDGGGADVFAHYSNIATSGFRELQEGQKVSFDVTQGQKGPQAENIVPA, from the coding sequence ATGGCTACTGGAACCGTGAAGTGGTTCAACTCGGAAAAGGGCTTCGGCTTCATCGAGCAGGACGGCGGCGGCGCCGACGTCTTCGCCCACTACTCGAACATCGCCACCTCGGGCTTCCGTGAGCTCCAGGAGGGCCAGAAGGTCTCGTTCGACGTCACGCAGGGCCAGAAGGGCCCGCAGGCGGAGAACATCGTCCCGGCCTAA
- a CDS encoding DEAD/DEAH box helicase yields MTRPERPARAAGRPARRPAGSRAKSPAKAPVRRAARPQEFTLPETLTPALPAVEAFDELDMPAALLKTLTSLGVTEPFPIQGATLPNSLAGRDILGRGRTGSGKTLAFGLALLARLAGRRAEPRAPYAMVLVPTRELAQQVTDALTPYATAVNLRVATVVGGLSITKQAGQLRRGAEVLVATPGRLKDLIERGDCRLDQVTITVLDEADQMADMGFMPQVTALLKQVRPDGQRMLFSATLDKNIDRLVRQYLTDPVVHSVDPSQGAVTTMEHHLLYVMDETDKKAVTLRIAAREGRVLLFLDTKRAVDRLVKRLLASGVRASGLHGGRSQPQRNRTLDQFKTGLVTVLVATNVAARGIHVDDLDLVVNVDPPMDHKDYLHRGGRTARAGESGSVVTLVLPEQKREMTRLMSDAGIAPRTASVKSTDEELARLTGAREPSGVAVTIEVPAPTAPKPQKSRASRPARRGSGSGAASGGGGNGGNGGRGGGSAARLGAAGGSGSGAGSGRGSRGGRRGRSPERGTDGGRRTAA; encoded by the coding sequence ATGACTCGCCCCGAACGCCCGGCCCGCGCGGCCGGACGGCCCGCCCGGCGCCCGGCCGGCTCCCGCGCCAAGAGCCCGGCGAAGGCGCCCGTGCGCCGCGCCGCGCGCCCGCAGGAGTTCACCCTGCCGGAAACCCTCACGCCCGCGCTGCCCGCCGTCGAGGCGTTCGACGAGCTCGACATGCCCGCGGCCCTCCTCAAGACCCTGACCTCGCTCGGAGTGACCGAGCCCTTCCCCATCCAGGGCGCCACCCTCCCGAACTCCCTCGCGGGCCGCGACATCCTCGGCCGGGGCCGCACGGGCTCCGGCAAGACCCTCGCCTTCGGCCTCGCGCTGCTGGCCCGCCTCGCCGGACGCCGCGCCGAGCCGCGCGCGCCGTACGCGATGGTCCTGGTGCCCACGCGCGAGCTGGCCCAGCAGGTCACCGACGCGCTCACCCCGTACGCCACCGCCGTGAACCTGCGCGTGGCCACCGTCGTCGGCGGTCTGTCGATCACCAAGCAGGCCGGGCAGCTCCGCCGGGGCGCCGAAGTGCTCGTCGCCACGCCCGGCCGGCTCAAGGACCTCATCGAGCGCGGCGACTGCCGGCTGGACCAGGTCACCATCACCGTCCTCGACGAGGCCGACCAGATGGCCGACATGGGGTTCATGCCGCAGGTCACCGCGCTGCTCAAGCAGGTGCGGCCGGACGGGCAGCGCATGCTGTTCTCCGCGACGCTGGACAAGAACATCGACCGGCTCGTACGGCAGTACCTGACCGACCCCGTCGTGCACTCCGTCGACCCCTCCCAGGGCGCGGTCACCACGATGGAGCACCACCTGCTGTACGTCATGGACGAGACGGACAAGAAGGCCGTCACCCTGCGGATCGCGGCCCGCGAGGGCCGGGTGCTGCTGTTCCTGGACACCAAGCGGGCGGTGGACCGGCTGGTCAAGCGCCTGCTGGCGAGCGGGGTACGGGCCTCCGGCCTGCACGGCGGCCGGTCCCAGCCGCAGCGCAACCGCACACTCGACCAGTTCAAGACCGGGCTGGTGACGGTGCTCGTCGCGACGAACGTCGCGGCGCGCGGCATCCATGTCGACGACCTCGACCTGGTCGTCAACGTCGACCCGCCCATGGACCACAAGGACTATCTGCACCGGGGCGGACGCACCGCGCGCGCCGGGGAGTCGGGCAGCGTCGTGACGCTCGTCCTGCCCGAGCAGAAGCGGGAGATGACGCGGCTGATGTCGGACGCGGGCATCGCGCCCCGCACCGCCAGCGTCAAGTCGACCGACGAGGAACTGGCGCGGCTGACCGGGGCGCGGGAGCCCTCCGGGGTCGCGGTCACCATCGAGGTACCGGCGCCCACCGCGCCGAAGCCGCAGAAGTCGCGTGCGTCGCGTCCGGCCCGCCGGGGCAGCGGCTCAGGCGCGGCCTCGGGCGGCGGCGGAAACGGTGGCAACGGCGGTCGCGGCGGCGGTTCCGCCGCCCGGCTGGGCGCGGCCGGCGGCTCCGGTTCCGGCGCGGGTTCGGGGCGCGGCAGCCGGGGCGGCCGTCGTGGCCGCTCCCCGGAGCGCGGCACCGACGGCGGTCGCCGCACCGCCGCGTAG
- a CDS encoding ribonuclease domain-containing protein: MRIPPRIALIGGSAALLSTLLVGGAVATTAGAAPLAVGDICYSDLPSQAHDTLDLIDRGGPYPYPQDDGVFQNREGILPQESTGYYHEYTVKTPGSSDRGARRIVTGSEDEDYYTADHYESFDLVDHGC; this comes from the coding sequence ATGCGAATCCCCCCACGAATCGCCCTCATCGGCGGCTCCGCCGCACTTCTGTCCACCCTTCTCGTCGGCGGCGCGGTCGCGACCACGGCCGGCGCCGCCCCTCTCGCGGTCGGCGACATCTGCTACTCCGACCTGCCGTCCCAGGCGCACGACACCCTCGACCTGATCGACCGGGGCGGGCCCTACCCGTACCCGCAGGACGACGGGGTCTTCCAGAACCGTGAGGGCATCCTGCCGCAGGAGTCCACCGGCTACTACCACGAGTACACCGTCAAGACGCCGGGCTCGTCCGACCGCGGCGCGCGCCGCATCGTGACCGGCAGCGAGGACGAGGACTACTACACCGCCGACCACTACGAGTCGTTCGACCTGGTCGACCACGGCTGCTGA
- a CDS encoding barstar family protein, with product MTVTYVIPGAEVTGLDAFWTVMGAAVNGPGGSFGRNLDAFADCLGGGHGTPDDGDFVIEWRDHARSRDALGHEETARWLRSRLGRVHETNRAAVRGELAEAEAGRGRTLFDRLVEIVEEKAPGALRLV from the coding sequence ATGACTGTGACGTATGTGATCCCAGGGGCGGAGGTCACCGGCCTGGACGCGTTCTGGACGGTGATGGGTGCGGCCGTGAACGGTCCGGGCGGCTCCTTCGGCCGCAATCTCGACGCGTTCGCCGACTGTCTCGGCGGCGGCCACGGCACCCCCGACGACGGTGACTTCGTCATCGAGTGGCGCGACCACGCACGCTCGCGCGACGCGCTCGGGCACGAGGAGACGGCGCGCTGGCTCCGGAGCCGGCTGGGGCGGGTGCACGAGACCAACAGGGCCGCCGTGCGGGGTGAGTTGGCGGAGGCGGAGGCGGGCCGGGGCCGTACCCTCTTCGACCGGCTGGTGGAGATCGTCGAGGAGAAGGCGCCCGGAGCCCTGCGGCTCGTCTGA
- a CDS encoding S1 family peptidase, with product MSLLRALKRCAVVGAVVLAGVSLQPTASAAPAPAPPVVGGTPAEQGEFPFMVRLSMGCGGALYEQDIVLTAAHCVDGSGPDTSITATAGVVDLQSPDAVEVNSTEILQAPGYNGTGKDWALIKLAQPIDLPTLDIATDDSLNGGEFTVAGWGAATEGGAQERYMLKANVPFVSDADCEGAYGTSLVPAEELCAGFVDEGGTDTCQGDSGGPMFRDNGAGGWIQVGIVSWGNGCARPGFPGVYTEVSTFAADIQSAAAGL from the coding sequence TTGAGCCTCCTGCGTGCCCTCAAAAGATGTGCCGTCGTCGGCGCGGTCGTCCTCGCCGGTGTGAGCCTCCAGCCCACCGCGTCCGCCGCTCCCGCCCCCGCCCCGCCGGTCGTCGGCGGCACCCCCGCCGAGCAGGGCGAATTCCCCTTCATGGTCCGTCTCTCCATGGGCTGCGGCGGCGCCCTCTACGAGCAGGACATCGTCCTGACCGCCGCCCACTGCGTGGACGGTTCCGGCCCCGACACCAGCATCACCGCCACGGCGGGTGTCGTGGACCTCCAGAGCCCCGACGCGGTCGAGGTCAACTCCACCGAGATCCTCCAGGCCCCGGGCTACAACGGCACGGGCAAGGACTGGGCACTGATCAAGCTGGCCCAGCCGATCGACCTGCCCACGCTCGACATAGCGACCGACGACTCCCTCAACGGCGGCGAGTTCACCGTCGCCGGCTGGGGCGCGGCCACCGAGGGCGGTGCCCAGGAGCGGTACATGCTCAAGGCCAACGTCCCGTTCGTCTCCGACGCGGACTGCGAGGGCGCGTACGGCACCAGCCTCGTCCCCGCCGAGGAACTGTGCGCCGGCTTCGTCGACGAGGGCGGCACGGACACCTGCCAGGGTGACTCCGGCGGCCCGATGTTCCGCGACAACGGCGCGGGCGGCTGGATCCAGGTCGGCATCGTGAGCTGGGGCAACGGCTGTGCCCGGCCCGGCTTCCCCGGTGTCTACACCGAGGTCTCCACCTTCGCCGCCGACATCCAGTCGGCCGCCGCGGGCCTCTGA